A region of Streptomyces cinnamoneus DNA encodes the following proteins:
- a CDS encoding amidase, with translation MKLHEYTRYDAVGLAELVARGDVTAAELACAAQEAMAAVNPRINAVVESWPAEDTPSAGSTPLAGVPFLIKDLAVAMKGKRVELGSRLAAGNVATADSFLMRRLRRAGLVTLGRTASPEFAYSTTTEPVLHGPTRNPWDVTRTPGGSSGGSAAAVAAGITPIAHATDAAGSIRVPAASTGLFGLKPTRGRVSMGPDADEVFNGLAVHGALSRTVRDSATLLDLVQGPESGDPYFAAPPRRPYAEESTRAPGRLRIGLLTAPWNGRAVEPAVHEATLAAARLLDSLGHRVEPTSVDLGVSWEEFVLANARLWTANLVTLIDGFAEAFGRPVNETTVEPETLTSYAWGRRVSSAEFVQALDMRNRVARAIGAYYDRHDVLLTPTLPELPMAIGTYHHGAEGADGRRWLEHLLHRSPFTAAFNVAGTPAMSVPLASDPVTGMPIGIQFAAGYGREDILFRLAGQLERAAPWAQRKPPVWAGTHPGDALT, from the coding sequence CTGAAGCTGCACGAATACACCCGGTACGACGCCGTGGGGCTGGCCGAGCTCGTCGCGCGAGGCGACGTCACCGCCGCGGAACTCGCCTGCGCGGCCCAGGAGGCGATGGCCGCCGTCAATCCCCGCATCAACGCCGTCGTGGAGAGCTGGCCGGCCGAGGACACCCCGAGCGCGGGCAGCACACCGCTCGCCGGCGTCCCGTTCCTCATCAAGGATCTGGCCGTGGCCATGAAGGGCAAACGCGTGGAACTGGGCAGCCGCCTGGCCGCCGGCAATGTGGCAACGGCGGACTCCTTCCTCATGCGACGGTTAAGGCGGGCCGGCCTGGTGACGCTGGGACGGACGGCGTCCCCCGAATTCGCCTACAGCACCACCACGGAGCCGGTCCTCCACGGGCCGACCCGCAACCCCTGGGACGTCACCAGGACACCGGGGGGCTCCAGCGGCGGCTCGGCCGCAGCCGTCGCCGCCGGCATCACCCCCATCGCACACGCCACCGACGCGGCCGGCTCGATCCGCGTCCCCGCGGCCAGTACGGGGCTGTTCGGGCTCAAACCCACCCGGGGCCGCGTCTCCATGGGTCCGGACGCCGACGAGGTCTTCAACGGCTTGGCCGTGCACGGCGCCCTCAGCCGGACCGTGCGCGACAGCGCGACGCTCCTCGATCTGGTCCAGGGCCCCGAAAGCGGTGACCCCTACTTCGCGGCACCTCCCCGGCGCCCGTACGCCGAGGAGAGCACCCGCGCCCCCGGGCGACTGCGCATCGGACTGCTCACCGCCCCCTGGAACGGACGCGCCGTGGAGCCGGCCGTGCACGAAGCCACTTTGGCCGCCGCCCGCTTGCTGGATTCGCTGGGCCATCGGGTCGAACCCACCAGCGTGGACCTCGGGGTGAGCTGGGAGGAATTCGTCCTCGCCAACGCCCGGCTGTGGACGGCGAACCTGGTGACATTGATCGACGGCTTCGCCGAGGCGTTCGGCCGCCCTGTGAACGAGACGACCGTCGAGCCCGAGACGCTGACGAGCTACGCCTGGGGACGCCGGGTGAGCAGTGCGGAGTTCGTACAGGCCCTCGATATGCGCAACAGGGTCGCCCGGGCGATCGGTGCGTACTACGACCGTCACGACGTACTGCTGACACCCACCCTTCCCGAACTCCCCATGGCCATAGGCACCTACCACCATGGCGCGGAGGGGGCGGACGGCCGGCGCTGGCTGGAGCACCTGCTCCACAGGTCTCCGTTCACCGCGGCCTTCAACGTCGCCGGCACCCCCGCCATGTCGGTGCCGCTGGCGTCCGATCCGGTCACCGGCATGCCCATCGGCATCCAGTTCGCCGCCGGGTACGGGCGCGAGGACATCCTGTTCCGCCTCGCCGGCCAACTGGAGAGAGCCGCCCCCTGGGCACAGCGCAAGCCCCCCGTCTGGGCGGGCACACACCCGGGCGACGCGTTGACGTAA
- a CDS encoding TetR/AcrR family transcriptional regulator: MASSPPRPGRDTRVARLPPRERILDAAEELFLREGIGAVGVQAIADQAKTTKMALYRHFATKDALIEEWLRIVAAGYSAAFDRVEAEHPGDGRAQVLALARFVAEGLPDVARRGCPFVNSITLLDRGHPARRLIEDHKATQQRRLTGMCERAGVRDPDEAAAEITFILEGAQVSAQNGSVDRVGERLLAAAEAVLERGGARGGR; this comes from the coding sequence ATGGCGAGCAGCCCCCCAAGGCCCGGCCGGGACACGAGAGTGGCCCGCCTGCCCCCGCGTGAGCGCATCCTCGACGCCGCCGAGGAGCTCTTCCTGCGCGAGGGCATCGGGGCCGTCGGGGTCCAGGCCATCGCTGATCAGGCGAAGACCACGAAGATGGCCCTGTACCGGCACTTCGCCACCAAGGACGCCCTGATCGAGGAGTGGCTGAGAATCGTCGCGGCGGGCTACTCGGCCGCCTTCGACCGGGTGGAGGCCGAACACCCCGGCGACGGCCGGGCCCAGGTCCTCGCCCTGGCGCGATTCGTCGCCGAGGGGCTGCCGGACGTCGCGCGGCGGGGCTGTCCCTTCGTCAACTCCATCACCCTGCTCGACCGGGGACACCCGGCCCGCCGGCTGATCGAGGACCACAAGGCCACCCAGCAGCGCCGGCTCACGGGCATGTGCGAGAGGGCCGGTGTGCGGGATCCCGACGAGGCCGCCGCGGAGATCACCTTCATCTTGGAGGGTGCGCAGGTCAGCGCCCAGAACGGGAGCGTCGACCGTGTGGGGGAGCGGCTCCTCGCCGCGGCCGAGGCCGTCCTGGAGCGAGGCGGGGCGCGCGGCGGACGCTGA
- a CDS encoding DUF397 domain-containing protein, with protein MSTTPGLIRADWRTSSYSDGTGGNCVEVADTIADTIWVRDSKNPDGPALTFPPQAWASFIRTL; from the coding sequence ATGAGCACCACACCTGGCTTAATACGAGCAGACTGGCGTACGTCGTCTTACTCCGATGGAACCGGCGGCAACTGCGTCGAAGTCGCCGACACGATCGCGGACACGATCTGGGTCCGCGACAGCAAGAACCCCGACGGCCCCGCCCTCACCTTCCCGCCCCAAGCGTGGGCGTCCTTCATCCGCACCCTCTGA
- a CDS encoding helix-turn-helix domain-containing protein, which produces MTQSKDTDPYADPRAFYGSELKRLREGAGLTQEQLGQRVFCSASYIGQFETAVRRPQLELSQLLDDVLGSGEHLQRLCRLAHRSKVANYFADAAELEQRARTISEFSSMYVLGLLQTEAYAQAVTRSALRFVSQEARERLVSARRERAQLLEGPSAPAYWAIMHEATLRVAVGSPAVMAEQLNHLAEVVRALPNIVLQVMPFTAGAHHFLNSMVSLMHFNDAPPVVYTEGAGTGRLIEDPALVAHCQSSYDLARTEALPTAASLALIESAAKDWTTQ; this is translated from the coding sequence GTGACACAGTCCAAGGACACGGACCCGTACGCGGATCCGCGCGCGTTCTACGGCTCAGAGCTGAAGCGCCTCCGCGAGGGGGCGGGGCTCACGCAGGAGCAGCTGGGGCAGCGGGTCTTCTGCTCGGCCTCGTACATCGGCCAGTTCGAAACGGCCGTCCGACGACCACAGTTGGAGCTGTCACAGCTCCTCGACGACGTGCTGGGCAGCGGCGAGCATTTGCAGCGGCTGTGCCGGTTGGCGCACAGGTCGAAAGTCGCGAACTACTTCGCGGACGCAGCGGAACTGGAACAACGAGCTAGGACGATCAGCGAGTTCTCCTCGATGTATGTGCTGGGCTTGCTGCAAACCGAGGCATACGCGCAAGCTGTGACTCGGTCTGCTCTGCGGTTCGTCTCGCAGGAAGCGAGGGAGCGGCTCGTCAGCGCTCGAAGGGAGCGGGCGCAGTTGCTTGAGGGTCCATCCGCACCCGCATACTGGGCGATCATGCACGAGGCGACACTTCGTGTAGCGGTGGGCAGTCCGGCAGTCATGGCCGAACAGCTCAACCACCTCGCCGAGGTGGTTCGCGCGCTGCCCAACATCGTGCTCCAGGTGATGCCCTTTACTGCCGGAGCACACCACTTCCTGAACTCCATGGTGTCACTGATGCACTTCAACGACGCGCCGCCTGTTGTCTATACGGAGGGCGCGGGCACAGGTCGGCTCATCGAGGATCCAGCCCTGGTGGCGCACTGCCAATCGTCATACGATCTGGCCAGGACTGAGGCGCTGCCCACGGCAGCGTCGCTTGCCCTGATCGAATCGGCGGCGAAGGACTGGACGACACAATGA
- a CDS encoding GH92 family glycosyl hydrolase — translation MRLRLGHHRWRTLVRPTALLVATLMMTAAQITQGAAVSAPPAGQRAGTTFRSSFEAGEPQPDWLNTVETDATGRRRTAGVDGEDPSGIPGNVTDKVTAVRASGEHAEAGEVKENLVDGESATKWLDFERSAWLEFQLSEPVKAVRYALTSANDAPGRDPRDWTLKGSDDGKDWTVLDARHGETFERRLQTREFSFAGTAAHRWFRLEITGNGGEPVIQLAEVQFATGGTEGPPPADMRSYVDRGPTGSPTAKARAGFTGTHALRYGGSHPGTGRGYSYNKVFDVRTRITSRTQLSYKVFPAMPEQDPRYPATHVAVDLAFTDGTYLSELNAVDQHGARLTPQGQAASKTLYVNQWNNKESLIGSVAAGKTVERILVAYDSPVGPAKFRGWVDDVSLAPAPREKAPAHPADWALTTRGTHSSSAFSRGNTFPATAVPHGFNFWTPVTNAGSTNWLYQYAATNNADNLPTVQAFGASHEPSPWMGDRQTFQVMPSTAAGTPDASRTARALPFHHSAETARPHYYGVTFDNGLKAEIAPTDHAAMMRFTFPGDDASVIMDNVKRQGGLTLDPAHSAFSGWSDVRSGLSTGAGRLFVYGVFDAPVTASGPLKGDGREGTDDVTGYLRFDPGEDRTVTLRIATSLIGVDQARASLAQEIPDGTSFAAVHDRARAAWDALLGRVEVEGATRDQLTTLYSSLYRLYLYPNSGFENTGTGTRPVPRYASPFSAPAGQDTPTRTGAKIVDGEVYVNNGFWDTYRTTWPAYSLLTPRQAGRLVDGFVQQYKDGGWISRWSSPGYADLMTGTSSDVAFADAYVKGVAFDAEAAYEAALKNATVAPTDPGVGRKGMDTSVFLGYTSTKTREGMSWALEGYLNDFGLAKMAGSLYDRTHKPRYREEADYFLGRARNYVRLFDPRIDFFQGKDPRGAWRLSPDAYDPRVWGHDYTETNGWNFAFTVPQDTRGLATLYGGRTGLAKKLDTFFTTPESGAPEFAGSYGGVIHEMTEARDVRMGMYGHSNQVSHHIAYLYDAAGQPWQTQAKVREVMSRLYLGSEIGQGYPGDEDNGEMSAWYVFSALGFYPLVMGQGEYAIGSPLFTKATVRMDNGRTLVVKAPHNSARNVYVQSVRLNGRSWTSTALPHSLLAEGGTLEFAMGPRPSAWGTGENAGPTSLTPDGETPSSPADATGPRTEVVTTGGDGSDAGARLVDDTSGTSATFASAEFRLDRDARAVQYTLTSSERAKAPSGWVLQGSPDGVTWHDVDRRAGESFAWDRQTRAFTIHEPGSYARYRLVPEGTAGATLAEVELLANQPH, via the coding sequence ATGCGACTCAGGCTCGGGCACCACCGATGGCGTACGCTCGTCCGCCCCACGGCGCTCCTCGTGGCCACCCTGATGATGACGGCGGCTCAGATCACCCAGGGAGCGGCCGTGTCGGCGCCCCCGGCCGGCCAGCGGGCGGGCACCACCTTCCGGTCCTCCTTCGAGGCCGGCGAGCCGCAGCCCGATTGGCTCAACACCGTCGAGACCGACGCCACCGGCCGCCGCAGGACCGCCGGCGTCGACGGCGAGGACCCGAGCGGCATCCCCGGCAACGTCACCGACAAGGTCACCGCCGTCCGGGCCAGCGGCGAGCACGCCGAGGCGGGCGAGGTCAAGGAGAACCTCGTCGACGGCGAGAGCGCGACCAAGTGGCTCGACTTCGAGCGGTCCGCCTGGCTGGAGTTCCAGCTCTCCGAGCCGGTCAAGGCCGTGCGGTACGCCCTGACCTCGGCCAACGACGCCCCCGGCCGCGACCCCCGGGACTGGACCCTCAAGGGTTCCGACGACGGCAAGGACTGGACCGTGCTGGACGCCCGGCACGGCGAGACGTTCGAAAGACGACTCCAGACGCGGGAGTTCTCCTTCGCCGGCACGGCCGCCCACCGGTGGTTCCGGCTGGAGATAACCGGCAACGGCGGCGAGCCCGTCATCCAGCTGGCCGAGGTGCAGTTCGCCACCGGCGGCACCGAGGGCCCGCCCCCCGCCGACATGCGCAGCTACGTCGACCGCGGCCCGACCGGCTCGCCCACGGCCAAGGCCCGGGCGGGCTTCACCGGCACCCACGCGCTGCGCTACGGCGGCAGCCACCCGGGGACCGGCCGCGGCTACTCGTACAACAAGGTCTTCGACGTCCGCACCCGGATCACCTCCCGGACCCAGCTGTCCTACAAGGTCTTCCCCGCGATGCCCGAGCAGGACCCCCGCTATCCCGCCACACACGTCGCCGTCGACCTCGCCTTCACCGACGGCACCTACCTGAGCGAGCTGAACGCCGTCGACCAGCACGGCGCCCGGCTGACCCCGCAGGGGCAGGCGGCCTCCAAGACGCTCTACGTCAACCAGTGGAACAACAAGGAGTCGCTCATCGGGTCCGTCGCGGCCGGCAAGACCGTGGAGCGGATCCTCGTGGCCTACGACTCCCCCGTGGGCCCGGCGAAGTTCCGCGGCTGGGTGGACGACGTCTCGCTCGCCCCGGCCCCCCGGGAGAAGGCCCCCGCCCACCCCGCAGACTGGGCCCTCACCACGCGCGGCACCCACTCCAGCTCCGCCTTCTCCCGGGGCAACACCTTCCCCGCCACCGCCGTCCCGCACGGCTTCAACTTCTGGACCCCGGTCACCAACGCCGGTTCGACCAACTGGCTGTACCAGTACGCGGCCACCAACAACGCCGACAACCTCCCCACCGTCCAGGCCTTCGGCGCCAGCCACGAGCCAAGCCCCTGGATGGGCGACCGGCAGACCTTCCAGGTCATGCCCTCGACCGCGGCCGGCACTCCCGACGCCTCCCGCACGGCCCGCGCGCTGCCCTTCCACCACTCCGCCGAGACCGCGCGCCCCCACTACTACGGCGTGACCTTCGACAACGGCCTCAAGGCCGAGATCGCGCCCACCGACCACGCCGCCATGATGCGCTTCACCTTCCCCGGCGACGACGCCTCCGTGATCATGGACAACGTCAAACGGCAGGGCGGCCTGACGCTCGACCCCGCCCACTCGGCCTTCAGCGGCTGGTCGGACGTCCGGAGCGGGCTGTCCACCGGCGCCGGGCGGCTCTTCGTCTACGGCGTCTTCGACGCCCCTGTCACCGCGAGCGGCCCGCTCAAGGGCGACGGCCGGGAGGGCACCGACGACGTGACCGGCTACCTGCGCTTCGACCCCGGCGAGGACCGGACGGTCACCCTGCGCATCGCCACCTCCCTGATCGGCGTCGACCAAGCCCGGGCCAGCCTCGCCCAGGAGATCCCCGACGGCACCTCCTTCGCCGCCGTCCACGACCGGGCCCGCGCCGCGTGGGACGCCCTCCTCGGGCGCGTCGAGGTGGAGGGCGCCACCCGTGACCAGCTCACCACGCTGTACTCCAGCCTCTACCGCCTCTACCTGTATCCCAACTCCGGCTTCGAGAACACCGGCACCGGCACCCGCCCCGTCCCCCGCTACGCCAGCCCCTTCTCCGCTCCCGCCGGCCAGGACACCCCCACCCGGACCGGGGCGAAGATCGTCGACGGCGAGGTGTACGTCAACAACGGCTTCTGGGACACCTACCGCACCACCTGGCCGGCCTACTCGCTCCTGACACCCCGCCAGGCCGGTCGGCTCGTCGACGGCTTCGTCCAGCAGTACAAGGACGGCGGCTGGATCTCCCGCTGGTCCTCTCCCGGCTACGCCGACCTGATGACGGGCACCAGCTCGGACGTGGCCTTCGCCGACGCGTACGTCAAGGGCGTCGCCTTCGACGCCGAGGCGGCGTACGAGGCCGCGCTGAAGAACGCCACCGTGGCCCCCACCGACCCGGGCGTCGGCCGCAAGGGCATGGACACCTCCGTCTTCCTCGGCTACACGAGCACCAAGACCCGCGAGGGCATGTCGTGGGCCCTGGAGGGCTACCTCAACGACTTCGGCCTCGCGAAGATGGCCGGCTCCCTCTACGACCGGACGCACAAGCCCCGCTACCGCGAGGAAGCCGACTACTTCCTCGGGCGGGCCCGCAACTACGTCCGGCTCTTCGACCCGCGGATCGACTTCTTCCAGGGCAAGGACCCGAGAGGCGCCTGGCGCCTGTCCCCCGACGCCTACGACCCGCGCGTATGGGGCCACGACTACACCGAGACCAACGGCTGGAACTTCGCCTTCACCGTCCCCCAGGACACCCGCGGCCTCGCCACGCTGTACGGGGGCCGCACGGGCCTGGCCAAGAAGCTGGACACGTTCTTCACCACGCCCGAGTCGGGGGCGCCCGAGTTCGCCGGGTCCTACGGCGGCGTCATCCACGAGATGACCGAGGCCCGCGACGTCCGCATGGGCATGTACGGCCACAGCAACCAGGTCTCCCACCACATCGCCTACCTCTACGACGCGGCCGGGCAGCCGTGGCAGACCCAGGCCAAGGTCCGCGAGGTCATGTCCCGGCTCTACCTCGGCAGCGAGATCGGCCAGGGCTATCCGGGCGACGAGGACAACGGCGAGATGTCGGCCTGGTACGTCTTCAGCGCGCTGGGCTTCTACCCCCTGGTCATGGGCCAGGGCGAGTACGCGATCGGCTCGCCGCTGTTCACGAAGGCGACCGTACGGATGGACAACGGCCGGACCCTCGTCGTCAAGGCCCCCCACAACAGCGCCCGCAACGTCTACGTCCAGTCGGTGCGGCTGAACGGCCGCTCCTGGACCTCCACGGCGCTGCCGCACTCCCTGCTGGCCGAGGGCGGCACGCTGGAGTTCGCGATGGGGCCGCGCCCGTCGGCCTGGGGCACCGGGGAGAACGCCGGCCCCACGTCCCTCACGCCCGACGGCGAGACCCCGTCGTCGCCGGCCGACGCCACGGGCCCCCGCACGGAGGTCGTCACGACGGGCGGCGACGGCTCCGATGCCGGTGCCCGGCTGGTCGACGACACGTCGGGCACGTCCGCGACGTTCGCCTCGGCCGAATTCCGCCTGGACCGGGACGCCCGCGCCGTGCAGTACACCCTCACCTCCTCCGAGCGGGCCAAGGCCCCCTCCGGATGGGTGCTCCAGGGCTCCCCCGACGGGGTGACCTGGCACGACGTCGACCGACGGGCCGGAGAGTCCTTCGCCTGGGACAGACAGACCAGGGCCTTCACGATCCACGAGCCGGGCTCGTACGCGCGGTACCGGCTGGTGCCGGAGGGGACGGCGGGGGCGACTCTGGCGGAGGTGGAGTTGCTCGCGAACCAGCCTCACTGA
- the ngcE gene encoding N-acetylglucosamine/diacetylchitobiose ABC transporter substrate-binding protein, whose amino-acid sequence MGSTSEFSRRDLIKRAAALGLIAVPTMSALSACAAGGDDDDDKKTDSGGKGQKDAEMKPLNVDGSAPLDVVIFDGGFGQQYAKDAEAEYKKAYPKAEIKHSGTQDIGPQVQPRFNGGTPPDLIDNSGAKQMDLGTLVGLKQLTDLNALLDAPSLDDPKKKVRDTLRPGVVEMGQFDGEQVWVLYYAYTVYGIWYSKTNLQKLDEQYPQTWDDMLKVCEKAKKKGVAGWTYAGQHPYYLPFSLYPFIAKIGGADVLKRIDNLEPDSWKDPAVKAAFEAYYELYKKGYVLQGTPGLDHIQSQTAWNQGKALFIPNGSWVENESKKMTPADFQMAVGAPPSLDKSDKMPFGTLWASGGEPFIVPKSAKNPQGGMELLRVMLGKKSTQNFIKAVSSLTSLNGGTEGLSLPPGLASSQEALTKAGGNVVNPRLQDWYVTLQKEKIGKGALGEMMAGRLTPDETIKKIQKYVDDTRKDDSVKKYKHK is encoded by the coding sequence ATGGGATCCACCTCGGAATTCAGCCGGCGCGACCTCATCAAGCGGGCCGCCGCGCTCGGCCTGATCGCGGTGCCGACGATGAGCGCGCTCAGCGCCTGTGCGGCCGGCGGCGATGACGACGACGACAAGAAGACGGACTCCGGCGGCAAGGGACAGAAGGACGCCGAGATGAAGCCGCTGAACGTCGACGGCTCGGCGCCGCTGGACGTCGTCATCTTCGACGGCGGTTTCGGCCAGCAGTACGCCAAGGACGCCGAGGCCGAATACAAGAAGGCGTACCCGAAGGCCGAGATCAAGCACTCCGGCACCCAGGACATCGGCCCCCAGGTCCAGCCGCGTTTCAACGGCGGCACGCCCCCCGACCTCATCGACAACTCCGGTGCCAAGCAGATGGACCTGGGCACTCTCGTCGGCCTCAAACAGCTCACCGACCTCAACGCCCTGCTCGACGCGCCGTCCCTCGACGACCCCAAGAAGAAGGTGCGCGACACCCTGCGCCCGGGCGTCGTGGAAATGGGCCAGTTCGACGGCGAGCAGGTCTGGGTCCTCTACTACGCCTACACCGTCTACGGCATCTGGTACTCGAAGACCAACCTCCAGAAACTCGACGAGCAGTACCCGCAGACCTGGGACGACATGCTCAAGGTCTGCGAGAAGGCGAAGAAGAAGGGCGTCGCCGGCTGGACGTACGCGGGACAGCATCCGTACTACCTGCCCTTCAGCCTCTACCCCTTCATCGCCAAAATCGGCGGAGCCGACGTCCTCAAGCGCATCGACAACCTGGAGCCCGACTCCTGGAAGGACCCGGCCGTCAAGGCCGCCTTCGAGGCCTACTACGAGCTCTACAAGAAGGGCTACGTCCTCCAGGGCACCCCGGGCCTGGACCACATCCAGTCGCAGACGGCCTGGAACCAGGGCAAGGCGCTGTTCATCCCCAACGGCTCCTGGGTCGAGAACGAGTCGAAGAAGATGACCCCCGCCGACTTCCAGATGGCCGTCGGCGCCCCGCCGAGCCTCGACAAGAGCGACAAGATGCCGTTCGGCACCCTCTGGGCTTCGGGCGGTGAGCCGTTCATCGTGCCGAAGAGCGCCAAGAACCCCCAGGGCGGCATGGAACTCCTCCGCGTCATGCTCGGCAAGAAGTCCACCCAGAACTTCATCAAGGCCGTCTCCTCCCTCACCTCCCTCAACGGCGGCACCGAGGGCCTGTCCCTGCCGCCGGGCCTGGCCTCCTCCCAGGAAGCCCTCACCAAGGCCGGCGGGAACGTGGTCAACCCCCGGCTGCAGGACTGGTACGTCACCCTGCAGAAGGAGAAGATCGGCAAGGGCGCGCTCGGCGAGATGATGGCCGGCCGCCTCACCCCCGACGAGACGATCAAGAAGATCCAGAAGTACGTCGACGACACCCGCAAGGACGACTCCGTCAAGAAGTACAAGCACAAGTGA
- a CDS encoding carbohydrate ABC transporter permease, whose product MQHGKYRFIAGFLVVPLAIYGVFVISPFVQAIYYSFTDWTGLSSKFKVTGLKNYQRLWDDELFWKAVGHNVLLLLVLPLVTLGLALFFAFMLNVGGRRRKNAAVGGVRGAGLYKVVYFFPQVLSIAIVALLFKFAYNPNSGAINSFLSAIGLDSVRPDWLGDPDLALWCVTAVMVWSNVGFYVVLFSAGMSSIPKDFYEAALLDGAGRAQTFFRITLPLLWDTVQTGWVYMGIMALDGFAVVQIMTDGPGPDYSTELLTYYLYTKAFSDGQAGYATALGVALLIVTLIFAGVVMKLGRRERLEY is encoded by the coding sequence ATGCAGCACGGAAAGTACCGCTTCATCGCCGGATTCCTCGTCGTGCCCCTGGCGATCTACGGCGTCTTCGTCATCTCGCCCTTCGTCCAGGCGATCTACTACTCGTTCACCGACTGGACGGGGCTCAGTTCGAAGTTCAAGGTGACCGGCCTCAAGAACTACCAGCGGCTGTGGGACGACGAACTGTTCTGGAAGGCGGTGGGGCACAACGTCCTGCTGCTCCTGGTGCTGCCGCTGGTGACGCTCGGACTCGCCCTGTTCTTCGCGTTCATGCTCAACGTCGGGGGCCGGCGGCGGAAGAACGCCGCCGTGGGCGGCGTCCGCGGCGCGGGCCTGTACAAGGTCGTCTACTTCTTCCCCCAGGTCCTGTCCATCGCCATCGTCGCCCTGCTGTTCAAATTCGCCTACAACCCCAACAGCGGCGCCATCAACTCCTTCCTGAGCGCCATCGGCCTGGACTCCGTCCGGCCCGACTGGCTCGGCGACCCCGACCTCGCCCTGTGGTGCGTCACGGCCGTGATGGTGTGGAGCAACGTCGGCTTCTACGTCGTACTGTTCTCGGCCGGCATGAGCTCCATCCCGAAGGACTTCTACGAGGCCGCACTGCTCGACGGGGCGGGCCGCGCCCAGACGTTCTTCCGCATCACGCTGCCGCTGCTGTGGGACACGGTCCAGACCGGCTGGGTCTACATGGGCATCATGGCCCTCGACGGCTTCGCCGTCGTCCAGATCATGACCGACGGGCCCGGCCCGGACTACTCCACCGAGCTGCTGACCTACTACCTCTACACCAAGGCCTTCTCCGACGGGCAGGCCGGCTACGCCACGGCCCTCGGCGTCGCCCTGCTCATCGTCACCCTGATCTTCGCGGGCGTCGTGATGAAGCTCGGCCGGCGCGAACGGCTGGAGTACTGA
- a CDS encoding carbohydrate ABC transporter permease, whose amino-acid sequence MTAQAEPPHLPGGGTQTTAPAVPRQRGGGPAPGPGQERPATEGKVLNVFSHGILVIWALMVSLPLLWAVMSAFKTDNEIFTSPWALPKGLHFDAWGRAWSDAHMSQYFVNSLVVVAGSLAGTMLLGSMAAYVLARFEFPGNRFFYFLFVGGMSFPVILALVPLFFVMKNMHLLNTYPGLILVYIAYSLPFTVFFLTGFFRTLPSSVAEAALIDGASHTRTFFQVMLPMAKPGLISVGIFNFLGQWNQYLLPAVLNIGDEDKKLLPQGLVALAVSQRYKGDWSGLFAGLVIAMLPVLAAYVIFQRQVQQGLTAGALK is encoded by the coding sequence GTGACCGCGCAAGCCGAGCCCCCGCACCTCCCGGGCGGCGGGACGCAGACCACCGCGCCGGCCGTCCCCCGGCAGCGCGGCGGCGGCCCGGCCCCGGGCCCCGGCCAGGAACGGCCCGCCACCGAGGGCAAGGTGCTCAACGTCTTCTCCCACGGCATCCTCGTGATCTGGGCGCTGATGGTCAGCCTGCCGCTGCTCTGGGCGGTGATGAGCGCCTTCAAGACGGACAACGAGATCTTCACCTCGCCCTGGGCGCTGCCCAAGGGCCTGCACTTCGACGCCTGGGGCCGCGCCTGGTCCGATGCGCACATGAGCCAGTACTTCGTGAACTCGCTCGTCGTCGTGGCCGGTTCGCTCGCCGGCACGATGTTGCTCGGCTCGATGGCGGCCTATGTGCTCGCCCGCTTCGAATTCCCCGGCAACCGGTTCTTCTATTTCCTCTTCGTGGGCGGGATGAGCTTTCCCGTCATCCTGGCCCTGGTGCCGCTGTTCTTCGTGATGAAGAACATGCACCTGCTCAACACGTATCCCGGGCTGATCCTCGTCTACATCGCCTATTCGCTGCCGTTCACGGTCTTCTTCCTCACCGGCTTCTTCCGGACGCTCCCCAGCTCCGTCGCCGAGGCGGCACTGATCGACGGAGCCTCGCACACCCGCACGTTCTTCCAGGTGATGCTGCCCATGGCCAAGCCGGGCCTGATCAGCGTCGGCATCTTCAACTTCCTCGGCCAGTGGAACCAGTACCTGCTGCCCGCGGTGCTCAACATCGGCGACGAGGACAAGAAACTGCTGCCCCAGGGCCTGGTCGCCCTCGCGGTCAGCCAGCGCTACAAGGGCGACTGGTCGGGGCTCTTCGCGGGCCTGGTCATCGCGATGCTGCCGGTCCTGGCGGCGTACGTGATCTTCCAGCGGCAGGTGCAGCAGGGCCTGACGGCGGGGGCGCTGAAGTAG